In one Streptomyces venezuelae genomic region, the following are encoded:
- the mmsB gene encoding 3-hydroxyisobutyrate dehydrogenase, translated as MVNGSAETESPETRTVAFIGLGNMGGPMAANLVAAGHRVVGHDLSADALAAAVDSGVTPAASAVEAVPGADVVITMLPAGRHVLALYRDEGLLAAAAPGTLFVDCSTIDVADARAAHEAVAEAGHRGLDAPVSGGVLGAEAGTLTFMAGGGAEEFAAAEPLLAVMGKRAVHCGDAGAGQAAKICNNMILGVSMVAVSEAFVLGESLGLTPQALFDVASTASGQCWALTSNCPVPGPVPTSPANRDYRPGFAAALMAKDLGLAAGAARASGVDATLGLRAAELYEEFAAAGGADRDFSAIVRAIRARSER; from the coding sequence GTGGTGAACGGGAGTGCGGAAACGGAGTCACCGGAGACGAGGACCGTCGCGTTCATCGGCCTCGGCAACATGGGCGGGCCGATGGCCGCGAACCTGGTCGCGGCGGGACACCGCGTGGTCGGGCACGACCTGTCGGCCGACGCACTGGCGGCAGCCGTGGACAGCGGCGTGACACCCGCTGCCTCGGCCGTCGAAGCGGTCCCGGGCGCCGACGTGGTCATCACCATGCTGCCCGCCGGGCGCCACGTCCTCGCGCTCTACCGCGACGAGGGACTGCTCGCCGCGGCCGCGCCGGGCACGCTCTTCGTCGACTGCTCCACCATCGACGTCGCGGACGCCCGCGCCGCGCACGAAGCCGTGGCCGAAGCGGGCCACCGCGGCCTCGACGCACCGGTCTCCGGCGGCGTGCTCGGGGCCGAGGCGGGCACGCTGACGTTCATGGCGGGCGGCGGCGCCGAGGAGTTCGCCGCGGCGGAACCCCTGCTCGCCGTGATGGGGAAGCGTGCCGTGCACTGCGGGGACGCCGGTGCCGGGCAGGCGGCGAAGATCTGCAACAACATGATCCTCGGCGTCTCGATGGTCGCCGTCAGCGAGGCTTTCGTCCTCGGCGAGAGTCTCGGCCTGACCCCGCAGGCACTCTTCGACGTGGCCTCCACCGCGTCCGGCCAGTGCTGGGCGCTCACCTCCAACTGCCCCGTGCCGGGCCCGGTCCCCACGAGCCCCGCCAACCGCGACTACCGGCCGGGCTTCGCGGCCGCCCTCATGGCGAAGGACCTGGGCCTGGCGGCCGGGGCGGCGCGGGCGAGCGGCGTGGATGCCACGCTCGGGCTGCGGGCGGCCGAACTGTACGAGGAGTTCGCCGCGGCGGGCGGGGCGGATCGCGACTTTTCGGCGATCGTGCGGGCGATCCGGGCGCGCTCGGAACGCTGA
- a CDS encoding enoyl-CoA hydratase/isomerase family protein — MAAAENSVLTYVEGRAGHVTLNRPEALNALTHAMVLRIDEALTAWEQDPAVETVVLTGAGERGLCAGGDIRSIHEDVTAGDGGAATRDFWRDEYHLDARIARYPKPFVAVMDGIVMGGGVGVSAHAAVRVVTERSRVAMPETGIGFVPDVGGTYLLGLAPGKLGTHIALTGAQLSAGDALRCGLADHFVPSSSLPRLIADLAEAPVRAVLGRYVEDAPPGRLADERQWIDHCYAAETVEGIVERLEADGSRAAKEAAATLLGRSPTALKVTLEALRRARELGSLEAVLNQEYRVSCAALASPDLAEGIRAQVIDKDRAPRWNPGTLAEVTADDIARFFAPLGDRELALEGGAVTQEVAW, encoded by the coding sequence CACGTGACCCTCAACCGCCCCGAGGCCCTCAACGCCCTCACCCACGCCATGGTGCTCCGCATCGACGAGGCGCTGACCGCCTGGGAACAGGACCCCGCCGTGGAGACCGTCGTCCTCACGGGCGCGGGGGAGCGAGGGCTGTGCGCGGGCGGCGACATCCGGTCCATCCACGAGGACGTCACGGCGGGGGACGGCGGGGCGGCGACGCGGGACTTCTGGCGCGACGAGTATCACCTCGACGCCCGCATCGCCCGCTACCCGAAGCCGTTCGTCGCCGTCATGGACGGCATCGTCATGGGTGGCGGAGTCGGCGTCTCGGCGCACGCCGCCGTGCGCGTGGTCACCGAACGGTCCAGGGTGGCCATGCCCGAGACGGGCATCGGCTTCGTGCCGGACGTCGGCGGCACCTACCTCCTGGGCCTGGCGCCCGGCAAGCTCGGCACCCATATCGCCCTGACCGGGGCGCAGTTGTCGGCGGGCGACGCGCTCAGGTGCGGACTCGCCGACCACTTCGTCCCGTCGTCGTCGCTGCCCCGTCTGATCGCCGACCTCGCCGAGGCGCCCGTACGTGCGGTCCTGGGGCGGTACGTCGAGGACGCGCCGCCCGGCCGACTCGCGGACGAGCGGCAGTGGATCGACCACTGCTACGCGGCCGAGACTGTCGAGGGGATCGTCGAACGCCTCGAAGCGGACGGCTCACGCGCCGCCAAGGAGGCCGCCGCGACGCTCCTCGGCCGCTCGCCCACCGCACTGAAGGTGACCCTGGAAGCACTGCGACGCGCACGCGAACTCGGCTCGCTCGAAGCGGTGTTGAACCAGGAGTACCGCGTGTCCTGCGCCGCCCTCGCCTCGCCCGACCTGGCGGAGGGAATCCGCGCCCAGGTCATCGACAAGGACCGCGCACCGCGCTGGAACCCCGGCACGCTCGCCGAGGTGACCGCGGACGACATCGCACGTTTCTTCGCGCCGCTCGGAGACCGGGAACTCGCCCTGGAAGGCGGCGCCGTGACGCAGGAGGTGGCGTGGTGA